One region of Flavobacterium sp. KACC 22763 genomic DNA includes:
- a CDS encoding SRPBCC family protein produces MNLESPKVTVQKSAQDLFDQLTDVKNFEKLMPDNIAKFEVTGEDAFIFGLKGMPEIKLKMKDKVAPNKIVLGAASDKLPFTLTSNIDTVSDSESAVQLFFEGEFNAMMAMMVKGPISKFIETLANNMNKL; encoded by the coding sequence ATGAACTTAGAAAGTCCAAAAGTTACAGTTCAGAAATCAGCACAAGATTTATTTGATCAACTGACTGACGTAAAGAATTTCGAAAAATTAATGCCAGACAATATCGCTAAATTTGAAGTGACTGGCGAAGACGCTTTTATTTTTGGATTGAAAGGAATGCCAGAAATCAAATTAAAAATGAAAGATAAAGTAGCTCCAAACAAAATCGTTTTGGGTGCTGCAAGTGATAAACTTCCGTTTACACTAACTTCAAACATTGACACTGTTTCTGATTCAGAAAGTGCTGTTCAATTGTTCTTTGAAGGTGAATTCAACGCTATGATGGCAATGATGGTTAAAGGTCCAATTAGTAAGTTTATTGAAACTTTAGCAAACAATATGAATAAACTTTAA
- the pyrE gene encoding orotate phosphoribosyltransferase: MIFNKDTAEKTAELLLQINAIKLNPENPFTWASGWKSPIYCDNRLILSFPSIRNYVRDEFAKNIEKQFGKPDVIAGVATGAIGVGILVAESLGLPFVYVRPEPKKHGRQNQVEGFLQKGQNVVVVEDLISTGKSSLLAVEALRNEGANVKGMAAVFTYGFGVAEENFKEANVDLFTLSNYENLLDLAVQKQYITEDQQSTLQEWSVSPSTWGQE, translated from the coding sequence ATGATTTTTAATAAAGATACTGCCGAAAAAACAGCCGAATTGCTTTTGCAAATAAATGCAATTAAATTGAATCCCGAAAATCCTTTTACATGGGCTTCTGGTTGGAAATCTCCTATTTACTGTGATAATAGGTTAATTCTTTCATTTCCGAGCATCAGAAACTATGTTCGTGATGAATTTGCCAAAAACATTGAAAAACAATTTGGAAAACCTGATGTGATTGCTGGTGTTGCTACTGGAGCCATTGGAGTTGGAATTTTGGTTGCCGAAAGTTTAGGACTTCCGTTCGTATACGTGCGTCCAGAACCTAAAAAACACGGTAGACAAAACCAAGTGGAAGGTTTTTTACAAAAAGGACAAAATGTTGTCGTTGTTGAAGACTTAATCAGTACTGGAAAAAGCAGTTTGCTGGCTGTTGAAGCTTTAAGAAACGAAGGTGCTAATGTTAAAGGTATGGCAGCTGTCTTTACTTATGGTTTTGGTGTTGCCGAAGAAAACTTCAAAGAAGCCAATGTTGATTTATTTACATTGAGCAACTACGAGAATCTATTAGATTTAGCAGTTCAGAAACAATACATCACCGAAGATCAGCAATCTACTCTTCAAGAATGGAGCGTAAGCCCATCTACTTGGGGACAGGAGTAA
- a CDS encoding NUDIX hydrolase yields MYKVFVNDKPLFLTNEISKETDFQLFLLESIDIEQLIIKIFQNKIQKAILYHPDESEMMKTLKAKIPVNKAGGGFVYNKKGEVLFIFRNGKWDLPKGGIEKGEDIEATAMREVEEETGVNQLRITNKLQKTYHIFKRNGKYKLKITHWFEMFSDFEGTPQGQLEEGIEKVAWLNPEQIKEALKNSYENIKLLFEEEKKPIEKIAAPIAYRSGPDSKIKDI; encoded by the coding sequence ATGTATAAAGTTTTTGTAAACGACAAACCACTTTTTTTGACAAATGAAATCTCGAAAGAAACAGATTTCCAATTGTTCTTGTTGGAGAGTATTGATATCGAACAGCTTATTATAAAAATTTTTCAAAATAAAATTCAAAAAGCCATTCTATATCATCCCGACGAAAGTGAGATGATGAAAACCCTAAAAGCCAAGATTCCGGTAAATAAAGCGGGCGGAGGCTTTGTCTACAATAAGAAAGGCGAAGTCTTGTTTATCTTTAGAAACGGAAAATGGGATTTGCCAAAAGGCGGAATCGAGAAAGGGGAAGACATCGAAGCGACGGCTATGCGTGAGGTAGAGGAGGAGACAGGAGTAAACCAGCTTCGTATTACGAATAAACTTCAAAAAACCTATCATATCTTTAAACGCAACGGAAAATACAAACTTAAAATCACGCATTGGTTCGAAATGTTTTCCGATTTTGAAGGAACACCACAGGGACAATTAGAAGAAGGAATCGAAAAAGTAGCGTGGTTAAACCCTGAACAAATCAAAGAAGCACTTAAAAATTCTTACGAAAACATCAAATTGTTGTTTGAAGAAGAAAAGAAACCAATAGAAAAAATAGCTGCGCCCATTGCTTATCGCTCGGGTCCAGATTCCAAAATAAAAGATATTTAA
- a CDS encoding DUF6882 domain-containing protein, which yields MGLFDNLFKKKEEKTESTTNQQNVAKHFTSENDFLEKYGASALEKQRNLYAVTGGLSWNVNMDAEEITFGDDLTFPMQVLGSFSHSSETWLWLWDNKAGGYAESVMQQALSLKKYGEENNIDLLSVGKFDAVPNDLHLIGMVATTMFNLSGYYLGNYGQGTMVVTLKDDSIDNTESEEFSRILTVFPELISTFEIQNHKNAFTNYLSQKGFELSSNGNEVKAEKDGKIINATFNENNLLVDLNGNS from the coding sequence ATGGGACTATTCGATAATCTTTTTAAAAAGAAAGAAGAAAAAACAGAATCAACTACTAATCAGCAAAATGTTGCTAAACATTTTACCTCTGAAAATGATTTTTTAGAGAAATATGGAGCTTCAGCTTTAGAAAAACAAAGAAATCTCTATGCCGTAACAGGCGGACTTTCTTGGAATGTTAATATGGATGCTGAAGAAATTACTTTTGGTGATGATCTTACTTTTCCAATGCAGGTTTTGGGTTCATTTTCGCATTCTTCAGAAACTTGGCTTTGGCTTTGGGACAACAAAGCGGGCGGTTACGCCGAATCTGTTATGCAACAAGCGCTTTCATTAAAGAAATATGGAGAAGAAAATAATATTGATTTATTGAGCGTTGGAAAATTTGACGCTGTTCCAAATGATTTACACCTTATTGGAATGGTTGCTACTACAATGTTTAATTTGAGCGGTTATTATCTTGGAAATTACGGTCAGGGAACAATGGTTGTCACCCTTAAAGATGATTCAATTGACAATACTGAAAGCGAGGAATTCTCTAGAATTTTGACAGTTTTCCCAGAATTGATTTCGACTTTTGAAATTCAAAACCACAAAAATGCTTTTACGAATTATCTTTCTCAAAAAGGTTTTGAATTGAGTTCAAACGGAAATGAAGTCAAAGCAGAAAAAGATGGAAAAATAATTAATGCTACTTTTAATGAGAATAATCTTTTGGTAGATTTAAATGGTAATTCTTAA
- a CDS encoding DUF4287 domain-containing protein translates to MSFQGYLKTIKEKTGNGPAEFRTLAEQKEFTANGDLKPEVKAGDIVNWLKNDFSLGQGHAMAIYALLKGIKNEDSE, encoded by the coding sequence ATGTCATTTCAAGGATACCTAAAAACGATTAAAGAAAAAACAGGAAATGGTCCAGCTGAGTTTAGAACTTTAGCTGAACAAAAAGAATTTACCGCAAACGGAGATTTAAAACCAGAAGTAAAAGCTGGAGATATTGTCAACTGGCTTAAAAATGATTTTAGTTTAGGGCAAGGACATGCAATGGCAATTTACGCACTGCTTAAAGGCATTAAAAACGAGGACAGCGAATAA
- a CDS encoding helix-turn-helix domain-containing protein, with protein sequence MSTFAKPSHIGRKISRIRELRDMKQEALAQALGTNQQAISALENSETIDDEKLKQIAKALGVNVEALKNFSEEAAINYFNNFYDNSNGTNFGTNNNCTFNPLDKLIEAYEENKKLYERLVQAEKDKVEYLEKILKDK encoded by the coding sequence ATGAGCACATTTGCAAAACCAAGCCACATAGGAAGAAAAATAAGCCGTATTCGTGAACTTCGTGACATGAAACAAGAAGCTTTGGCTCAAGCTTTAGGAACAAACCAACAAGCTATATCTGCTTTAGAAAATAGTGAAACGATAGATGATGAAAAGCTAAAACAGATTGCTAAAGCTTTGGGAGTAAATGTTGAAGCGCTAAAAAACTTTTCAGAAGAAGCAGCAATTAATTATTTCAATAATTTCTATGATAATAGTAACGGGACTAATTTCGGAACTAATAATAATTGCACTTTTAATCCTTTAGATAAATTGATTGAAGCTTACGAAGAAAATAAAAAGCTTTACGAACGTTTGGTTCAAGCTGAAAAAGATAAAGTGGAGTATTTAGAAAAAATATTGAAGGATAAATAA
- a CDS encoding cyclic-phosphate processing receiver domain-containing protein, protein MPYKLFLDDIRDVNIVYKNLTNDDFVIVRNFEDFKAVILERGLPELISFDNDLGLDENDQVAEDGYACAKWLVYESGIDLQNLKFNVHSANPVASQQIQGLLDNYIKHLKSQ, encoded by the coding sequence ATGCCATACAAACTTTTTCTCGACGATATTAGAGATGTAAACATCGTTTACAAAAATCTAACTAATGATGATTTTGTTATAGTTAGAAATTTTGAGGATTTTAAAGCAGTAATTTTAGAAAGAGGACTTCCGGAATTAATTAGTTTTGACAATGATTTAGGTCTTGATGAAAATGATCAAGTTGCTGAAGATGGTTACGCTTGCGCCAAATGGCTGGTTTATGAATCTGGAATTGATTTGCAAAATTTAAAGTTTAATGTGCATTCTGCGAACCCTGTTGCTAGCCAGCAAATTCAAGGACTATTAGATAATTACATTAAACATTTGAAATCACAATAA
- a CDS encoding M14 family metallopeptidase, with product MKLFTFLFSLFAITLFAQNNKKYDTFFEKGNGNQSASYQETIAYWKMLAADFPTIQMKEMGLTDSGEPLHMITFNPDKEFDFDKIQKTKAVLFVNNGIHAGEPDGIDATMQFYRDLATGKMKAPKNTVLVTIPVYNIGGALNRNSTTRANQDGPEIYGFRGNARNYDLNRDLMKSDTRNTKSFVEIFQKINADVFIDNHVSNGSDYQYKLTYIMTQHNKLGTVLGDFMNNEMMPALVKDLQKKKIETTPYVDSFKDTPDKGFGQFVDSPRYTTGYTSLFNTIGFVVETHMLKKYAERVKMTYEYMKSTLDFTDANYQKIKDLRVKNLEQYQPKKPYTLKWELDSTKATTFSFLGYEAGYKKSDATTGNRLYYDRSKPYKKDVPYIKEFKSVKEVVIPTAYIIPRGYWNIIDLLKNNNISFKQIKNDTIIEVESYRIADFKTAPSAYEGHYLHRNTTVTSKMVKMAFAKGDYIVPTNQKGVKYILEAFEPEGVDSFFNWNFFDPILQQKEHYSEYIFEDTAAQLLKENPSLKAELEAKKQNDREFARSAEAQLDWIYKHSVYYEKAHMQYPVYRVL from the coding sequence ATGAAACTTTTTACATTTCTCTTTTCACTTTTCGCCATAACCCTTTTTGCACAAAACAATAAAAAATACGATACGTTTTTTGAGAAAGGAAACGGCAACCAATCGGCTTCTTATCAGGAAACTATCGCTTATTGGAAGATGCTTGCGGCCGATTTTCCAACCATCCAAATGAAAGAAATGGGATTGACTGATTCTGGTGAACCTCTGCACATGATTACTTTTAATCCCGATAAGGAATTTGATTTTGATAAAATCCAGAAAACCAAAGCTGTTCTGTTTGTAAATAACGGAATCCATGCGGGAGAACCTGACGGAATCGATGCCACAATGCAATTCTACAGAGATTTGGCAACAGGAAAAATGAAAGCGCCTAAAAACACCGTTTTGGTTACCATTCCAGTTTATAACATTGGCGGAGCTTTGAATAGAAATTCAACAACGCGCGCCAACCAAGACGGACCAGAAATTTATGGTTTTAGAGGAAATGCCAGAAATTACGATTTGAATCGTGATTTAATGAAATCGGATACCAGAAATACGAAGAGTTTTGTAGAAATTTTCCAGAAAATAAACGCCGATGTTTTTATCGATAATCACGTAAGCAACGGCTCTGATTATCAATATAAATTGACGTACATCATGACACAGCACAACAAACTGGGAACAGTTTTGGGCGATTTTATGAATAACGAAATGATGCCGGCTTTGGTAAAAGATCTTCAAAAAAAGAAAATTGAAACTACACCTTATGTTGATTCTTTTAAAGATACGCCAGATAAAGGTTTCGGACAATTTGTAGATAGTCCGCGATATACAACGGGTTATACTTCTTTGTTTAATACAATTGGTTTTGTGGTCGAAACGCACATGCTGAAAAAATATGCAGAACGCGTAAAAATGACGTACGAATACATGAAATCAACTTTGGATTTTACCGATGCAAACTATCAGAAAATAAAAGATTTAAGAGTAAAAAACTTAGAGCAATATCAGCCTAAAAAACCATACACTTTAAAATGGGAATTGGATAGCACAAAAGCGACTACTTTTTCGTTTTTAGGTTATGAAGCGGGTTACAAAAAAAGTGACGCTACAACAGGAAATCGTTTGTATTACGACCGAAGCAAACCGTATAAAAAAGATGTTCCGTACATCAAAGAATTTAAATCGGTTAAAGAAGTGGTGATACCGACGGCTTATATTATTCCTAGAGGATATTGGAATATTATTGATCTTTTGAAAAACAACAATATCTCGTTTAAACAAATTAAAAACGATACGATTATTGAAGTCGAAAGCTACAGAATTGCCGATTTTAAAACCGCTCCGTCTGCTTACGAGGGACATTATTTACACCGAAATACAACGGTAACTTCTAAAATGGTTAAAATGGCTTTCGCCAAAGGAGATTACATCGTACCAACCAACCAAAAAGGCGTAAAATATATTCTAGAAGCTTTTGAACCGGAAGGTGTTGATTCGTTTTTTAACTGGAATTTCTTCGACCCAATTTTACAGCAAAAAGAACATTACTCAGAATATATTTTTGAAGATACTGCGGCACAGCTTTTAAAAGAAAACCCGTCACTAAAAGCAGAATTAGAAGCTAAAAAACAAAACGATCGAGAATTTGCTAGAAGCGCCGAAGCACAATTGGATTGGATTTACAAGCATTCGGTTTATTACGAAAAGGCGCATATGCAGTATCCTGTTTATCGTGTTTTGTAG
- a CDS encoding DEAD/DEAH box helicase: MKKHHSNDILSNLGIQNLNEMQETAHDVILNDNNVLLLSPTGSGKTLAFLLPILELLQPEILSVQCLILVPSRELGLQIEQVWKKMGTQYKVNICYGGHSIETEMKNLSNPPAVLIGTPGRIADHIDRESFRTDKIQTLILDEFDKSLQLGFHEQMSFIIGRLPKVNKRVLVSATSDIEIPKYTRVVNPTVLDFIPEEEEKTNLSMKMVISPAKDKLQSLFNLICSLKSESAIIFCNHRDAAERISDTLNEKGIYSVYYHGGMDQDERERALIQFRNGSVTYLVTTDLAARGLDIPEMKHVIHYHLPLKEDEFTHRNGRTARMQATGTAYVIIHESEKQLDYIDYEMEVFDVEGKVSLPSPPKFQTIYISGGKKTKLNKFDIVGFFSQKGKLEKDDLGLIEVKDFVSFAAVKYNKVKDLLKNIKDEKMKGKKFKIEVARNVIKKEEDEKKGKY, translated from the coding sequence ATGAAAAAACACCATTCCAACGATATACTTTCGAATTTAGGGATTCAGAACCTCAACGAGATGCAGGAAACTGCTCATGATGTTATTCTGAACGATAACAACGTTTTATTGCTTTCTCCAACAGGGTCTGGAAAAACATTAGCGTTTTTGCTTCCAATTTTAGAATTATTGCAGCCAGAAATTTTATCGGTTCAATGTTTGATTTTGGTTCCGTCACGCGAATTGGGACTTCAGATCGAACAGGTTTGGAAGAAAATGGGAACGCAGTACAAAGTAAACATTTGTTACGGCGGACACTCGATTGAAACCGAAATGAAAAACTTAAGCAATCCGCCAGCAGTCTTAATTGGAACGCCTGGAAGAATTGCCGATCATATTGACAGAGAATCTTTTAGAACCGATAAAATCCAGACTTTGATTTTGGATGAATTTGATAAATCGCTTCAATTAGGGTTTCACGAACAAATGTCTTTTATCATTGGTAGATTGCCAAAAGTCAATAAAAGGGTTTTGGTTTCAGCAACTTCAGATATTGAGATTCCGAAATACACGAGAGTTGTAAATCCGACTGTTTTAGATTTTATTCCTGAGGAAGAAGAAAAGACGAATCTTTCTATGAAAATGGTGATTTCGCCAGCAAAAGATAAACTGCAGAGTTTATTCAACTTGATTTGTTCTTTGAAATCAGAATCGGCTATTATTTTCTGTAATCACAGAGATGCTGCAGAACGTATCAGCGATACTTTAAACGAAAAAGGAATCTATTCGGTGTATTATCATGGTGGAATGGATCAGGATGAGCGTGAGAGGGCTTTAATTCAGTTTAGAAACGGAAGTGTGACGTATTTGGTTACAACCGATTTGGCTGCTAGAGGTTTGGATATTCCAGAAATGAAACATGTTATTCATTATCATCTTCCGTTAAAAGAAGACGAGTTTACGCATCGTAATGGTCGTACAGCACGTATGCAGGCAACGGGAACGGCGTATGTTATCATTCACGAAAGTGAAAAGCAATTGGATTACATTGATTACGAAATGGAGGTTTTTGATGTGGAAGGGAAAGTTTCACTTCCAAGTCCGCCTAAATTTCAGACTATTTACATTAGTGGCGGAAAGAAAACAAAACTGAACAAATTTGATATTGTTGGATTCTTTTCTCAAAAAGGAAAACTGGAAAAAGACGATTTGGGTCTGATTGAAGTGAAAGATTTCGTTTCGTTTGCAGCTGTAAAATACAATAAAGTAAAAGATCTTTTGAAAAATATTAAAGATGAAAAAATGAAAGGCAAGAAGTTTAAAATCGAAGTTGCTCGTAATGTCATCAAGAAAGAAGAAGACGAGAAGAAAGGGAAGTACTGA
- a CDS encoding PhnA domain-containing protein, with amino-acid sequence MSIERELSKRSGSKCELCGNEENLKVYQVLPTRKGGIDEAVLACNTCIDQIENPDNVDLNHWRCLNDSMWNENIPVQVVAWRMLSRMRAAGWPQELLDMMYLDEDTLEWAKATGEGEDDENKLVHRDSNGVVLQHGDSVVLIKDLKVKGSSMVAKQGTAVRNIRLDHENAEYIEGKVDGQQIVIITQYVKKI; translated from the coding sequence ATGAGTATCGAGAGAGAATTAAGCAAACGAAGCGGGTCAAAATGTGAACTTTGCGGTAATGAAGAGAATTTAAAAGTTTATCAGGTTCTTCCAACTAGAAAAGGCGGAATTGACGAAGCTGTATTAGCCTGTAACACGTGTATTGACCAAATTGAAAATCCAGATAATGTAGATTTAAATCACTGGAGATGTCTTAACGACAGCATGTGGAACGAAAATATTCCTGTACAAGTTGTGGCTTGGAGAATGTTAAGCCGTATGCGCGCTGCAGGATGGCCACAAGAATTATTAGATATGATGTATCTAGATGAAGATACTCTAGAATGGGCAAAAGCAACAGGAGAAGGCGAAGATGATGAAAATAAATTAGTTCACCGCGACAGTAACGGCGTAGTACTACAACACGGAGATTCTGTAGTTTTAATCAAAGATCTTAAAGTAAAAGGTTCTAGTATGGTTGCCAAACAAGGAACTGCTGTGAGAAACATTCGTTTAGATCATGAAAACGCTGAATACATTGAAGGAAAAGTAGACGGACAGCAGATTGTGATTATTACACAGTACGTGAAGAAGATTTAA
- the coaD gene encoding pantetheine-phosphate adenylyltransferase gives MRKAIFPGSFDPITLGHEDIIKRAIPLFDEIVIAIGVNAEKKYMFSLEERKRFIEETFKDEPKVSVITYEGLTIDLAKKLKANFILRGLRNPADFEFEKAIAHTNRKLSKIETVFLLTAASTSFISSSIVRDVLRHGGEYEMLVPDAVRVKNQK, from the coding sequence ATGCGAAAAGCCATATTCCCAGGATCGTTTGACCCAATTACATTAGGACACGAAGACATCATTAAAAGAGCCATTCCTTTATTTGACGAAATTGTAATCGCCATTGGTGTCAATGCCGAAAAAAAATACATGTTTTCATTAGAAGAAAGAAAACGTTTCATTGAAGAAACCTTCAAAGATGAGCCAAAAGTTTCAGTCATCACTTATGAAGGTCTAACAATTGATTTGGCTAAAAAACTAAAAGCCAATTTCATTCTAAGAGGTCTTCGCAACCCAGCCGATTTCGAATTCGAAAAAGCCATTGCACATACCAACAGAAAACTGTCTAAAATAGAAACCGTTTTCTTGCTAACAGCAGCAAGTACCTCATTTATCAGTTCAAGCATTGTGCGTGATGTATTGCGTCATGGTGGTGAATATGAGATGCTAGTTCCAGATGCGGTTAGAGTAAAAAATCAAAAATAA
- a CDS encoding zinc-ribbon domain-containing protein → MLFLVGTRDSNVKNGVILNEKCPKCEIENTLHFSIYKKYTHITMIPLFPVGKYANIQCGNCQTLFDYDDLSSSAQEKLQNEKLENSIWMFSGSIIMLLVIIYGINVYINNNKKTADLIKKPEVGDVYNLKFSNGYYSTMKIDKITTDSIFTTHNDFDAYLPYEVDDLDKKENYSVRKVSYSKKAIIELYENNEIIKIRRAKSPLEAEEFEYKIPVTK, encoded by the coding sequence ATGCTTTTTCTAGTAGGAACTCGGGATTCAAATGTAAAAAACGGGGTAATTTTAAATGAAAAATGTCCCAAATGCGAGATTGAAAACACATTGCATTTTAGTATATACAAAAAGTATACTCATATTACTATGATTCCTCTTTTTCCGGTCGGGAAATATGCAAACATACAATGTGGTAACTGTCAAACTTTATTTGATTACGATGATTTATCTTCCAGCGCACAAGAAAAATTACAGAATGAAAAATTAGAAAATTCAATTTGGATGTTTTCGGGAAGCATTATAATGCTTTTAGTTATTATTTATGGCATAAACGTTTATATTAACAACAATAAGAAAACTGCAGATTTAATAAAAAAACCAGAAGTTGGAGATGTATATAATTTAAAATTTTCTAATGGTTATTATTCAACCATGAAAATAGATAAAATAACAACCGACAGCATTTTTACAACACATAATGATTTTGATGCTTATCTACCTTATGAAGTAGATGATTTAGATAAAAAAGAAAACTATTCAGTTCGAAAAGTATCTTATTCAAAAAAAGCAATCATTGAACTTTATGAAAATAATGAAATAATAAAAATCAGACGAGCTAAATCCCCATTGGAAGCTGAAGAATTTGAATACAAAATTCCAGTAACAAAATAA
- a CDS encoding D-alanine--D-alanine ligase gives MKNIAIIMGGYSSEYKISLISGNVVYQYLDKTKYNGFRIHIFKEKWVYVDENEAEFPIDRNDFSVTVNGEKITFDCVFNAIHGTPGEDGLMQAYFELIGMPQSSCDYYQSALTFNKRDLLSVLKPYGIKTAISYYLNKGDEINTAEIVKKVGLPCFVKPNKAGSSFGISKVKTEAELPIAIEVAYKEDNEIIIESFLDGTEVSVGVINYKGEIIVLPITEIVSDNDFFDYEAKYEGKSQEITPARISDELTKKVSETAKRAYEVLKMRGFSRSEFIIVNGEPHMLEMNTIPGLTTESLIPQQAKAAGISLEDLFTNAIELALK, from the coding sequence ATGAAAAACATTGCCATCATCATGGGCGGCTATTCCAGCGAATACAAAATATCATTAATCAGCGGGAATGTCGTGTATCAATATCTTGACAAAACAAAATACAACGGATTCCGTATTCACATTTTCAAAGAAAAATGGGTGTATGTAGACGAAAATGAAGCCGAATTTCCAATTGATAGAAATGATTTTTCTGTAACAGTAAACGGTGAGAAAATTACGTTTGACTGTGTTTTCAACGCCATCCACGGAACTCCGGGCGAGGACGGATTAATGCAAGCGTATTTCGAATTGATCGGAATGCCACAATCTTCTTGCGATTATTACCAATCGGCATTAACATTCAATAAAAGGGATTTATTATCTGTTTTAAAACCATACGGAATCAAAACAGCCATTTCTTATTATTTGAACAAAGGAGACGAAATCAACACGGCTGAAATAGTTAAGAAAGTAGGATTGCCATGTTTCGTAAAACCAAACAAAGCGGGTTCTAGTTTCGGAATCTCAAAAGTAAAAACTGAAGCTGAATTGCCAATTGCAATTGAAGTGGCGTATAAAGAAGATAACGAAATCATCATTGAAAGCTTCCTTGACGGAACTGAAGTTTCTGTGGGAGTTATCAACTACAAAGGCGAAATTATCGTTTTACCAATCACAGAAATTGTATCAGACAATGATTTCTTTGATTACGAAGCCAAATACGAAGGGAAATCACAAGAAATTACACCTGCCAGAATTTCTGATGAACTGACTAAAAAAGTCTCAGAAACTGCAAAACGTGCTTACGAAGTTTTAAAAATGAGAGGTTTCTCAAGAAGCGAATTCATCATTGTAAACGGAGAACCACACATGCTTGAGATGAATACCATTCCAGGTTTAACAACAGAAAGTTTAATTCCGCAACAAGCAAAAGCAGCTGGAATTTCATTGGAAGATTTATTCACAAATGCAATTGAATTAGCTTTAAAATAG
- a CDS encoding PASTA domain-containing protein, which produces MSLRQYLTSRVFFLQLLAAAAIIAVIGYLFMHWLTFTTDHGHEIAVPNLSKLTEEQVENKLDELDLDYVLLDSVDYRSEYPKYSVVEQDPLPGTMVKVGRKIYIKINASGFSSVKIPDLIEKTYREAVPTLKALGLEPGTITYIPNLGKDMVLEMRLKGRNLKVGDRVLKASKIDLVLGDGKASYVDESQATDSTAVPTETPNDEQ; this is translated from the coding sequence ATGAGTTTACGTCAGTATTTAACAAGCCGAGTTTTTTTCTTGCAATTGCTTGCGGCCGCAGCTATTATTGCGGTTATTGGTTATTTATTTATGCATTGGTTAACTTTTACGACAGATCACGGACACGAAATTGCAGTGCCGAATTTGTCTAAATTGACTGAGGAACAAGTGGAAAACAAATTAGACGAATTGGATTTGGATTACGTTCTATTGGATAGTGTTGATTACAGAAGTGAATATCCTAAATATAGTGTTGTAGAGCAAGATCCGTTGCCTGGGACAATGGTAAAAGTGGGTAGAAAAATTTATATTAAGATTAATGCTTCTGGTTTTTCTTCTGTGAAAATTCCAGATTTAATCGAAAAAACATATCGTGAAGCTGTGCCAACGTTGAAAGCGTTAGGTCTTGAGCCAGGTACGATTACGTATATTCCGAATCTTGGAAAAGATATGGTTTTGGAAATGCGTTTAAAAGGAAGAAACTTAAAGGTGGGAGACCGCGTTTTGAAAGCGTCTAAAATCGATTTGGTTTTAGGAGACGGAAAAGCAAGTTATGTAGATGAAAGTCAGGCAACAGATAGTACTGCGGTGCCTACAGAAACCCCAAATGATGAACAATAA